The Deltaproteobacteria bacterium GWA2_45_12 genome has a window encoding:
- a CDS encoding ATP synthase F0 subunit A encodes MEHGFSLLEWLFPSVINSKSGHVFSALIVAILLILASFLYRKSLKKSADEVIPEGRVSLKNIFQVVVEGVFNFMESVIGHNAHKYVPLIGTVFIYVLVNSLLGAIPGFSPATANVSTNLAVSLTVFVYYNYLGIKEQGFKNYLHHFMGPIIYIAPLMMLIELISHFVRPLTLAVRLFGNLTGDHIVLGIFSDLVPLVVPVIFMAFGIFVSLVQAFVFSLLSTVYIGLAVAHEEH; translated from the coding sequence ATGGAACATGGTTTTAGCTTGTTGGAATGGCTTTTTCCTTCAGTGATCAATTCAAAAAGTGGGCATGTTTTTTCAGCCCTCATTGTTGCCATCCTTCTCATTCTGGCCTCCTTCCTTTACAGAAAAAGTTTAAAAAAGAGTGCAGATGAAGTGATCCCTGAAGGAAGGGTTTCCCTCAAAAATATTTTTCAGGTTGTCGTGGAAGGTGTTTTTAATTTTATGGAGTCAGTCATTGGCCATAATGCACACAAATATGTTCCGCTTATTGGAACGGTTTTTATTTATGTATTGGTCAATAGTCTTTTGGGAGCCATCCCTGGTTTTTCACCGGCTACCGCCAATGTAAGTACCAATCTGGCCGTTTCTCTCACTGTTTTTGTCTACTACAATTACTTGGGCATTAAAGAACAAGGGTTCAAAAACTATCTCCACCATTTTATGGGCCCCATTATTTATATTGCCCCTTTAATGATGCTTATTGAATTAATCAGTCATTTTGTTCGCCCTTTGACATTGGCGGTTCGTCTTTTTGGAAACCTAACGGGCGATCATATTGTCCTTGGAATTTTTTCCGACCTGGTGCCATTGGTGGTGCCGGTCATATTCATGGCCTTTGGTATCTTTGTCTCGCTGGTGCAGGCCTTTGTGTTTTCGCTTCTGTCAACGGTGTATATCGGTTTGGCAGTCGCCCACGAAGAACATTGA
- a CDS encoding ATP synthase F0 subunit C has protein sequence MKKLSAFLVAFFGQFLFVAYAMAEEASGAGSSGGSLVAIGAGICMGMAALGGTLGQGRAVASALEGVARNPGAASKVQTPMILGLALIESLVLFSFVIAIMLVGKV, from the coding sequence ATGAAAAAACTGAGTGCCTTTTTAGTGGCCTTTTTTGGCCAGTTTTTGTTTGTAGCTTATGCCATGGCTGAAGAAGCCTCTGGTGCTGGTTCGTCTGGTGGCAGTTTGGTGGCCATTGGAGCCGGTATTTGTATGGGGATGGCTGCCTTGGGCGGTACCTTGGGTCAAGGCCGGGCGGTAGCCAGTGCGTTGGAAGGTGTTGCCCGCAATCCCGGTGCTGCATCCAAAGTTCAAACCCCAATGATTTTGGGTTTGGCTCTTATTGAATCGCTGGTCCTTTTCTCCTTCGTTATTGCCATCATGTTGGTGGGGAAGGTTTGA